The Cervus canadensis isolate Bull #8, Minnesota chromosome X, ASM1932006v1, whole genome shotgun sequence genome contains a region encoding:
- the ASB11 gene encoding ankyrin repeat and SOCS box protein 11 isoform X1 — protein MEDGSVSYGFKNIFITMFATFFFFKLLIKVFLALLTHFYIVKGNRKEAARIAEEIFGEISDCWADRSPLHEAAAQGRLLALKTLIAQGVNVNLVTINRVSSLHEACLGGHVACAKALLENGAHVNGVTVHGATPLFNACCSGSAACVNVLLEFGAKAQLEVHLASPIHEAVKRGNRECMEILLANNVNIDQEVPHLGTPLYVACTYQRLDCVKKLLELGANVNHGQWLDTPLHAAAKQSSVEIIHLLIDYGADLKCKNAQGQSALDLAAPKSSVEQALLLREGPPALSQLCRLCVRKCLGRNCHKIIHKLYLPDPLEKFLLYQ, from the exons ATGGAGGACGGTTCTGTTTCCTAtggctttaaaaacatttttattacaatgtttgctactttttttttcttcaagcttTTAATTAAAGTGTTCTTGGCGCTCCTAACCCATTTCTATATCGtcaaaggaaatagaaaagaagcgGCTAGGATAGCAGAAGAGATCTTTGGTGAAATTTCAG ATTGCTGGGCCGATCGGTCTCCACTTCATGAAGCGGCAGCTCAGGGGCGCCTACTGGCCCTGAAAACTTTAATTGCACAA GGTGTCAATGTGAACCTGGTAACAATTAACCGGGTCTCTTCTCTCCATGAGGCGTGCCTTGGAGGACATGTGGCCTGTGCTAAGGCCTTACTGGAGAACGGTGCCCAC GTCAATGGGGTGACAGTTCATGGAGCCACGCCCCTCTTCAATGCTTGCTGCAGTGGCAGTGCTGCGTGTGTCAACGTGCTGCTGGAGTTTGGCGCCAAGGCCCAGCTCGAGGTGCACCTGGCCTCACCCATCCACGAAGCAGTGAAGAGAG GTAATAGAGAGTGCATGGAGATTCTACTGGCAAATAACGTTAACATTGACCAAGAAGTGCCTCACCTCGGAACTCCCTTGTATGTGGCTTGCACCTACCAGAGACTTGACTGTGTGAAGAAGCTTCTAGAATTAG GAGCCAATGTTAACCACGGTCAATGGCTGGACACCCCTCTTCATGCTGCCGCCAAGCAGAGCAGTGTGGAAATCATCCACCTGCTGATAGACTACGGGGCTGACCTCAAGTGCAAAAATGCCCAGGGCCAAAGTGCACTTGATCTGGCAGCTCCAAAGAGCAGCGTAGAGCAGGCGCTTCTGCTCCGGGAAG GCCCACCTGCTCTTTCCCAGCTGTGCCGCCTGTGTGTCCGGAAGTGCTTGGGTCGCAACTGTCACAAGATCATCCACAAACTATACCTGCCGGACCCACTGGAAAAATTCCTCCTATACCAGTAG
- the ASB11 gene encoding ankyrin repeat and SOCS box protein 11 isoform X2: MLQLTGENEKNLEVSESGRSPGVWKEISFGDYICHTFQGDCWADRSPLHEAAAQGRLLALKTLIAQGVNVNLVTINRVSSLHEACLGGHVACAKALLENGAHVNGVTVHGATPLFNACCSGSAACVNVLLEFGAKAQLEVHLASPIHEAVKRGNRECMEILLANNVNIDQEVPHLGTPLYVACTYQRLDCVKKLLELGANVNHGQWLDTPLHAAAKQSSVEIIHLLIDYGADLKCKNAQGQSALDLAAPKSSVEQALLLREGPPALSQLCRLCVRKCLGRNCHKIIHKLYLPDPLEKFLLYQ, encoded by the exons ATGCTTCAATTAACAGGGGAAAATGAGAAGAATCTCGAAGTTTCGGAAAGTGGCAGAAGCCCTGGAGTGTGGAAAGAGATTTCTTTTGGGGATTATATTTGTCATACATTTCAGGGAG ATTGCTGGGCCGATCGGTCTCCACTTCATGAAGCGGCAGCTCAGGGGCGCCTACTGGCCCTGAAAACTTTAATTGCACAA GGTGTCAATGTGAACCTGGTAACAATTAACCGGGTCTCTTCTCTCCATGAGGCGTGCCTTGGAGGACATGTGGCCTGTGCTAAGGCCTTACTGGAGAACGGTGCCCAC GTCAATGGGGTGACAGTTCATGGAGCCACGCCCCTCTTCAATGCTTGCTGCAGTGGCAGTGCTGCGTGTGTCAACGTGCTGCTGGAGTTTGGCGCCAAGGCCCAGCTCGAGGTGCACCTGGCCTCACCCATCCACGAAGCAGTGAAGAGAG GTAATAGAGAGTGCATGGAGATTCTACTGGCAAATAACGTTAACATTGACCAAGAAGTGCCTCACCTCGGAACTCCCTTGTATGTGGCTTGCACCTACCAGAGACTTGACTGTGTGAAGAAGCTTCTAGAATTAG GAGCCAATGTTAACCACGGTCAATGGCTGGACACCCCTCTTCATGCTGCCGCCAAGCAGAGCAGTGTGGAAATCATCCACCTGCTGATAGACTACGGGGCTGACCTCAAGTGCAAAAATGCCCAGGGCCAAAGTGCACTTGATCTGGCAGCTCCAAAGAGCAGCGTAGAGCAGGCGCTTCTGCTCCGGGAAG GCCCACCTGCTCTTTCCCAGCTGTGCCGCCTGTGTGTCCGGAAGTGCTTGGGTCGCAACTGTCACAAGATCATCCACAAACTATACCTGCCGGACCCACTGGAAAAATTCCTCCTATACCAGTAG
- the ASB11 gene encoding ankyrin repeat and SOCS box protein 11 isoform X3 — protein sequence MEDGSVSYGFKNIFITMFATFFFFKLLIKVFLALLTHFYIVKGNRKEAARIAEEIFGEISDCWADRSPLHEAAAQGRLLALKTLIAQVNGVTVHGATPLFNACCSGSAACVNVLLEFGAKAQLEVHLASPIHEAVKRGNRECMEILLANNVNIDQEVPHLGTPLYVACTYQRLDCVKKLLELGANVNHGQWLDTPLHAAAKQSSVEIIHLLIDYGADLKCKNAQGQSALDLAAPKSSVEQALLLREGPPALSQLCRLCVRKCLGRNCHKIIHKLYLPDPLEKFLLYQ from the exons ATGGAGGACGGTTCTGTTTCCTAtggctttaaaaacatttttattacaatgtttgctactttttttttcttcaagcttTTAATTAAAGTGTTCTTGGCGCTCCTAACCCATTTCTATATCGtcaaaggaaatagaaaagaagcgGCTAGGATAGCAGAAGAGATCTTTGGTGAAATTTCAG ATTGCTGGGCCGATCGGTCTCCACTTCATGAAGCGGCAGCTCAGGGGCGCCTACTGGCCCTGAAAACTTTAATTGCACAA GTCAATGGGGTGACAGTTCATGGAGCCACGCCCCTCTTCAATGCTTGCTGCAGTGGCAGTGCTGCGTGTGTCAACGTGCTGCTGGAGTTTGGCGCCAAGGCCCAGCTCGAGGTGCACCTGGCCTCACCCATCCACGAAGCAGTGAAGAGAG GTAATAGAGAGTGCATGGAGATTCTACTGGCAAATAACGTTAACATTGACCAAGAAGTGCCTCACCTCGGAACTCCCTTGTATGTGGCTTGCACCTACCAGAGACTTGACTGTGTGAAGAAGCTTCTAGAATTAG GAGCCAATGTTAACCACGGTCAATGGCTGGACACCCCTCTTCATGCTGCCGCCAAGCAGAGCAGTGTGGAAATCATCCACCTGCTGATAGACTACGGGGCTGACCTCAAGTGCAAAAATGCCCAGGGCCAAAGTGCACTTGATCTGGCAGCTCCAAAGAGCAGCGTAGAGCAGGCGCTTCTGCTCCGGGAAG GCCCACCTGCTCTTTCCCAGCTGTGCCGCCTGTGTGTCCGGAAGTGCTTGGGTCGCAACTGTCACAAGATCATCCACAAACTATACCTGCCGGACCCACTGGAAAAATTCCTCCTATACCAGTAG
- the ASB11 gene encoding ankyrin repeat and SOCS box protein 11 isoform X4 has protein sequence MLQLTGENEKNLEVSESGRSPGVWKEISFGDYICHTFQGDCWADRSPLHEAAAQGRLLALKTLIAQVNGVTVHGATPLFNACCSGSAACVNVLLEFGAKAQLEVHLASPIHEAVKRGNRECMEILLANNVNIDQEVPHLGTPLYVACTYQRLDCVKKLLELGANVNHGQWLDTPLHAAAKQSSVEIIHLLIDYGADLKCKNAQGQSALDLAAPKSSVEQALLLREGPPALSQLCRLCVRKCLGRNCHKIIHKLYLPDPLEKFLLYQ, from the exons ATGCTTCAATTAACAGGGGAAAATGAGAAGAATCTCGAAGTTTCGGAAAGTGGCAGAAGCCCTGGAGTGTGGAAAGAGATTTCTTTTGGGGATTATATTTGTCATACATTTCAGGGAG ATTGCTGGGCCGATCGGTCTCCACTTCATGAAGCGGCAGCTCAGGGGCGCCTACTGGCCCTGAAAACTTTAATTGCACAA GTCAATGGGGTGACAGTTCATGGAGCCACGCCCCTCTTCAATGCTTGCTGCAGTGGCAGTGCTGCGTGTGTCAACGTGCTGCTGGAGTTTGGCGCCAAGGCCCAGCTCGAGGTGCACCTGGCCTCACCCATCCACGAAGCAGTGAAGAGAG GTAATAGAGAGTGCATGGAGATTCTACTGGCAAATAACGTTAACATTGACCAAGAAGTGCCTCACCTCGGAACTCCCTTGTATGTGGCTTGCACCTACCAGAGACTTGACTGTGTGAAGAAGCTTCTAGAATTAG GAGCCAATGTTAACCACGGTCAATGGCTGGACACCCCTCTTCATGCTGCCGCCAAGCAGAGCAGTGTGGAAATCATCCACCTGCTGATAGACTACGGGGCTGACCTCAAGTGCAAAAATGCCCAGGGCCAAAGTGCACTTGATCTGGCAGCTCCAAAGAGCAGCGTAGAGCAGGCGCTTCTGCTCCGGGAAG GCCCACCTGCTCTTTCCCAGCTGTGCCGCCTGTGTGTCCGGAAGTGCTTGGGTCGCAACTGTCACAAGATCATCCACAAACTATACCTGCCGGACCCACTGGAAAAATTCCTCCTATACCAGTAG